A region from the Sulfitobacter sp. D7 genome encodes:
- a CDS encoding helix-turn-helix domain-containing protein — MTRAKRQGAEATAPRSLGADLRAIRKGRRLTLTDMAEALDRSVGWVSQVERDISTPSISDLRRMAEILDVPVSLLFGEATVTPEERGYVVRAGARRAMGSAANGLTEELLSPDLTDSFEVIHSTFAAYSGLEAPVMRETQEVGFVISGRLNLKIAERSFTVCPGDSFRIRGEYYTWDNPYNVPAVVVWVISPPVY; from the coding sequence ATGACCCGAGCGAAAAGGCAGGGGGCCGAGGCCACGGCGCCACGCTCACTAGGGGCCGATTTACGCGCGATCCGCAAGGGGCGCAGACTGACCCTGACCGATATGGCCGAGGCGTTGGACCGTTCCGTTGGCTGGGTCAGTCAGGTCGAACGCGATATCTCGACCCCCTCCATCTCAGATCTGCGACGCATGGCCGAGATCTTGGACGTGCCGGTCTCTCTGCTCTTTGGCGAAGCGACAGTGACCCCCGAAGAACGCGGCTATGTTGTGCGCGCCGGGGCACGGCGGGCCATGGGAAGTGCGGCCAACGGGTTGACGGAAGAGTTGCTTTCCCCCGATCTGACCGACAGTTTCGAGGTCATCCATTCGACCTTTGCAGCCTATTCGGGGCTGGAGGCGCCCGTCATGCGCGAAACGCAGGAGGTGGGCTTTGTCATCTCGGGCCGGTTGAACCTGAAGATTGCAGAGCGCAGCTTTACCGTCTGCCCCGGCGACAGCTTTCGCATTCGGGGCGAATATTACACTTGGGACAATCCCTACAACGTGCCCGCCGTGGTGGTCTGGGTGATCTCTCCGCCGGTTTACTGA
- a CDS encoding ABC transporter permease, whose protein sequence is MVILLIYIVIFVVSFFLVRLAVDQTANGFVARKTVTFGDESAVTSNRTASVISILTIFLLWGAFTGSSLLPRFLHAPGPFEGLAELTYTAEAEDGSRDDATITVLVHPVGEDADTPQVDPGEGWAKNDAFTIGAWRSGLLRVDKNDEKGRDVGHRVVAVNGQEIVPGGEVLTDFGRVGMSPKGTLNFEPAKGWQMEPIWLPPPEAVVARLGEISSQGYRDSTLWEHLGYSLFRVVVGFALGALVGIPLGYAMGLSGWFRGWFDPIVEFMRPVPPLALIPLVIIWAGIGEVGKIILLFLAALWIMAIAARSGVSGVNITKVHAAYSLGASKAQIMRHVIVPNSLPEIFTGARVAMGVCWGTVVAAELVAAEKGAGMMIMVASKFQLTDIVLMGIILIGVIGFGIDMLMRKAERLLVPWKGRS, encoded by the coding sequence ATGGTTATCCTACTGATCTATATCGTTATCTTTGTCGTCTCATTCTTTTTGGTGCGTCTTGCCGTCGACCAGACTGCGAATGGATTTGTTGCGCGCAAGACCGTCACCTTTGGCGATGAAAGCGCTGTCACCTCGAACCGCACCGCCAGCGTAATCTCGATCCTGACGATCTTTTTGCTGTGGGGCGCTTTTACCGGCTCGTCGCTGCTGCCCCGGTTTTTGCATGCGCCCGGCCCTTTTGAGGGGCTGGCCGAGCTGACCTATACCGCAGAGGCCGAAGACGGCAGCCGCGATGATGCGACGATCACCGTCTTGGTGCATCCCGTGGGCGAAGATGCCGATACGCCGCAGGTCGATCCCGGCGAAGGCTGGGCCAAGAATGACGCTTTCACCATCGGCGCATGGCGGTCGGGGCTTTTGCGCGTCGATAAGAATGACGAGAAGGGCCGCGATGTCGGGCACCGCGTCGTCGCGGTGAACGGCCAGGAGATCGTGCCGGGTGGGGAGGTGCTGACTGACTTTGGCCGCGTCGGCATGTCGCCCAAGGGCACGCTTAATTTTGAGCCTGCGAAGGGCTGGCAGATGGAGCCGATTTGGCTGCCGCCACCTGAGGCCGTGGTCGCCCGGTTGGGTGAGATTTCCAGCCAAGGTTACCGGGACAGCACCCTGTGGGAGCATCTGGGCTATTCGCTTTTCCGCGTTGTCGTGGGCTTTGCCCTTGGGGCGCTGGTGGGCATTCCGCTGGGCTATGCCATGGGCCTGTCGGGCTGGTTTCGCGGGTGGTTCGATCCGATTGTCGAATTCATGCGCCCCGTGCCGCCGCTTGCGCTGATTCCGTTGGTGATCATCTGGGCGGGCATCGGCGAGGTGGGCAAGATCATCCTGCTGTTCCTTGCGGCCCTATGGATCATGGCCATCGCTGCGCGGTCGGGCGTGTCGGGGGTGAATATCACCAAGGTCCACGCGGCCTATTCGCTTGGCGCGTCCAAGGCGCAAATCATGCGCCATGTGATCGTGCCGAACTCTTTGCCCGAGATCTTTACCGGGGCGCGGGTGGCGATGGGCGTCTGCTGGGGCACGGTGGTGGCCGCCGAACTGGTGGCCGCCGAAAAGGGGGCTGGGATGATGATCATGGTCGCTTCCAAATTCCAGCTGACCGACATCGTACTGATGGGGATCATCCTGATTGGCGTCATCGGTTTTGGCATCGACATGTTGATGCGCAAGGCCGAGCGGCTGTTGGTGCCTTGGAAGGGGCGGTCTTAA
- a CDS encoding MetQ/NlpA family ABC transporter substrate-binding protein has protein sequence MLRLTTLTSVLALMATGLAAEEIKVGVSPGEHAEIMEEVARIAEPMGLDIDVVEFSDYVVPNQALADGDIQANSFQHVPYLEAQMKDRGFELSVVGNTITTPMGVYSDKITALADLEEGATFGIPNDPTNGGRALLVLQELGLIKVDEAAGLVPTVLDITENPKDLSFKELDAAQLPRSLADLDAALINTNYAIASGLSPKEDSIAMESAENPYVNVIAVRKGDEEAAWVETLLKAYHSDEIKAFIDESYQGTVITSW, from the coding sequence ATGCTTCGTCTTACGACACTCACCTCCGTTCTGGCGCTGATGGCCACCGGTCTTGCCGCCGAGGAAATCAAAGTCGGCGTTTCCCCCGGCGAGCACGCCGAGATCATGGAAGAGGTCGCCCGTATCGCCGAGCCGATGGGCTTGGACATCGATGTGGTCGAATTCTCTGACTACGTGGTCCCGAACCAAGCGCTGGCCGATGGCGACATTCAGGCCAACTCGTTCCAGCACGTGCCCTATCTTGAAGCGCAGATGAAAGACCGCGGCTTTGAGTTGAGCGTCGTTGGCAACACCATCACGACCCCCATGGGTGTCTATTCGGACAAGATCACCGCGCTTGCCGATCTGGAAGAAGGGGCCACATTCGGCATCCCGAACGATCCCACAAACGGTGGCCGCGCGCTGCTGGTCCTGCAAGAACTGGGTCTGATCAAGGTGGATGAGGCCGCAGGTCTGGTGCCGACCGTGCTCGACATCACCGAGAACCCCAAGGACCTGTCCTTCAAAGAGCTTGATGCCGCCCAACTGCCGCGGTCGCTGGCCGATCTGGATGCGGCTTTGATCAATACCAACTACGCGATTGCCTCGGGTCTGAGCCCCAAGGAAGATTCCATCGCGATGGAAAGCGCCGAGAACCCATATGTGAACGTCATCGCCGTGCGTAAAGGCGATGAGGAAGCCGCATGGGTTGAGACACTGCTCAAGGCCTATCATTCCGATGAAATCAAAGCCTTCATCGATGAAAGCTATCAGGGCACTGTTATCACCTCCTGGTAA
- a CDS encoding taurine ABC transporter ATP-binding protein, producing MSGLKIENLSMRFDLPNGGHVQALENVSLDLAEGQLMSVLGPSGCGKTTLLNIVAGFLAPTSGEIVLNGHNVTGPDAERGMVFQQGALFEWMSVRENVSFGPRMKGQSEKQYGAEVDHLLDIVGLRDFKEKAIYELSGGMQQRVALARCLANDPDVILMDEPLGALDALTREKMQSLVLKLWKETGKTIILITHSVEEALLLGERLLVMAPRPGRIHREYRLPFADLGVGHDLREVKKHPEFAERREEILGMIWDMEEEIMGRTEDA from the coding sequence ATGTCGGGACTAAAAATCGAAAATCTGTCGATGCGGTTCGACCTGCCCAATGGCGGTCACGTACAGGCGCTTGAAAACGTATCGCTTGACCTTGCCGAAGGCCAATTGATGTCGGTGCTGGGCCCCTCGGGCTGTGGCAAGACGACGCTTCTGAACATCGTTGCGGGATTTCTTGCGCCAACCTCGGGCGAGATCGTTTTGAATGGCCACAACGTGACCGGGCCGGATGCAGAGCGGGGCATGGTCTTTCAGCAGGGTGCGCTGTTTGAATGGATGTCGGTGCGCGAGAACGTGAGTTTTGGCCCTCGGATGAAGGGGCAGAGCGAAAAGCAATACGGGGCCGAGGTCGACCACCTGCTCGATATCGTCGGGCTGCGGGACTTCAAGGAAAAGGCGATCTACGAACTTTCCGGCGGGATGCAGCAGCGGGTGGCGCTGGCGCGTTGTCTGGCAAATGATCCTGACGTGATCCTGATGGATGAGCCTTTGGGCGCGCTTGATGCCCTGACCCGTGAAAAGATGCAAAGCCTTGTGCTGAAGCTTTGGAAAGAGACGGGCAAGACCATCATCCTCATCACCCATTCGGTCGAAGAAGCGCTGCTGCTGGGCGAGCGGCTCTTGGTCATGGCGCCGCGTCCGGGGCGCATTCACCGCGAATACCGTCTGCCCTTTGCCGATCTGGGTGTGGGCCATGATCTGCGCGAAGTTAAGAAACACCCTGAATTCGCCGAAAGACGCGAAGAGATCCTTGGTATGATCTGGGACATGGAAGAAGAGATTATGGGCCGGACGGAGGACGCATAA
- a CDS encoding methionine ABC transporter permease, with product MSANLINLLIEATGQTLYMVAVSAILGTVFGLPLGLFLATSQRGELLSAPWVNKVLGLVVNATRSVPFIILVVAIIPFTRMVAGTSIGTTAAIVPLTIATVPFIARLVENAIREVDSGLIEAARAMGATPLQIIRKVLLPEALPGITLGLTLAIVSLIGYSAMVGAVGGEGLGDLGIRYGYQRFMPDVMAIVVIILIVLVQLVQSIGERIASAVDKRATKSGGQ from the coding sequence ATGTCGGCTAATCTGATTAACCTTTTGATCGAAGCGACGGGGCAAACGCTCTATATGGTGGCGGTATCCGCGATCCTTGGCACGGTCTTTGGCCTGCCGCTGGGGCTGTTTCTGGCCACCTCGCAACGCGGGGAACTGCTGTCCGCGCCTTGGGTGAACAAGGTGCTCGGGCTGGTGGTGAACGCCACGCGCTCCGTTCCGTTTATCATTCTCGTTGTGGCGATCATTCCCTTTACCCGCATGGTGGCCGGAACCTCTATCGGCACCACGGCGGCCATTGTGCCGCTGACTATCGCGACGGTCCCCTTCATCGCGCGTCTGGTGGAAAACGCGATCCGTGAAGTCGATTCCGGGTTGATCGAAGCCGCCCGCGCGATGGGTGCGACCCCGCTGCAGATCATCCGCAAAGTGCTGCTGCCCGAAGCGCTCCCCGGCATCACGCTGGGCCTGACCTTGGCGATTGTCAGCCTGATTGGCTATTCCGCCATGGTCGGGGCCGTAGGGGGCGAAGGGCTGGGAGACCTTGGTATTCGATATGGATATCAACGGTTTATGCCTGACGTTATGGCAATCGTCGTGATCATTCTTATCGTCTTGGTACAGCTTGTGCAGTCCATCGGCGAGCGTATCGCCAGCGCCGTGGACAAACGGGCCACCAAAAGCGGCGGCCAATAG
- a CDS encoding GcvT family protein yields MVQLPSKARVVIIGGGVIGCSVAYHLTKLGWTDVVLLERKQLTSGTTWHAAGLIAQLRVTQNMTRLAKYSQELYGALEAETGVATGFKRVGSITAALTPARREEILRQAAMARAFGVEVEEITPAEVHAKYPHVETEGMTGAVYLPKDGQGDPANIALALAKGARARGAIVAERIKATGVVRAGRRVTAVDWAGEDGSAGQIEAEHVINCAGMWGRDVGRMLGSNVPLQACEHFYIVTEAIPSLRELPVLRVPDEYAYYKEDAGKILLGAFEPVAKPWALQGIPESFEFDQLPEDFDHFEPILEMAVKRLPLLADAGIHTFFNGPESFTPDDAYHLGQAPEMDNVWVAAGFNSIGIQSAGGAGMALAQWMEDGQKPFDLGDVDIARMQPFQGNKTYLATRSTETLGLLYADHFPYRQKATARGIRRSPVHAHLQEHGAVMGEFAGWERANWFADAGQEREYRYAWGRQNWFDNQAAEHAAIRTGVGLYDMSSFGKIRVEGPEAEAFMNHICGAQMAVPVGKIVYTQFLNPRGGIEADVTVTRLSETAYLVVTPAATRLADETWLRRHAGERLVVITDVTAGEAVLAIMGPKAREVLQAISPNDFSNETHPFSMAREIEIGMGLARAHRVSYVGELGWELYVSTEMAAHVFEVLIDAGAAYGLKLCGLHAMDSCRIEKGFRHFGHDITCEDHVLEAGLGFAVKTDKPDFIGRDAVLRKKEAGLTLRMVQLRLTDPEPLLYHAEPILRDGQLAGYLSSGNYGHHLGGAVGLGYVPCEGESVPDLLGSTYEIDVAGRRIKAEASLKPMYDPSGARSKS; encoded by the coding sequence ATGGTACAACTGCCTTCCAAAGCCCGCGTCGTCATCATCGGCGGTGGCGTGATCGGCTGTTCGGTCGCGTACCATCTGACAAAGCTCGGCTGGACCGATGTCGTGTTGCTGGAACGCAAACAGCTGACCTCTGGCACCACATGGCACGCGGCAGGGCTGATCGCGCAGCTGCGCGTGACGCAGAACATGACGCGGCTGGCGAAATATTCCCAAGAACTCTACGGCGCGCTTGAGGCGGAAACCGGGGTCGCCACGGGGTTCAAGCGCGTGGGGTCGATCACTGCCGCGCTGACACCTGCGCGGCGCGAGGAAATTCTGCGTCAGGCCGCCATGGCCCGCGCCTTTGGCGTGGAGGTCGAGGAAATCACCCCCGCGGAAGTGCACGCCAAGTATCCCCACGTAGAGACCGAAGGCATGACCGGCGCGGTCTATCTGCCGAAAGACGGGCAGGGCGATCCGGCCAATATTGCACTGGCGTTGGCCAAGGGCGCGCGGGCGCGTGGCGCGATCGTGGCAGAGCGGATCAAGGCCACCGGCGTGGTGCGTGCGGGGCGTAGGGTCACAGCAGTAGATTGGGCCGGGGAGGATGGCAGCGCGGGGCAGATCGAGGCCGAGCATGTCATCAATTGCGCAGGCATGTGGGGGCGGGACGTGGGCCGGATGCTGGGCAGCAACGTGCCGCTGCAAGCTTGTGAGCATTTCTATATCGTCACCGAAGCCATTCCCTCCTTGCGCGAATTGCCGGTGCTGCGTGTCCCCGATGAATATGCCTATTACAAAGAGGATGCGGGCAAAATCCTGCTTGGTGCGTTTGAGCCTGTCGCCAAGCCATGGGCGCTGCAGGGCATCCCCGAGAGTTTCGAGTTTGACCAACTGCCCGAAGATTTCGACCATTTCGAGCCGATCCTTGAGATGGCCGTCAAACGGTTGCCACTGCTGGCGGACGCGGGGATACACACCTTTTTCAATGGTCCCGAAAGTTTCACCCCCGATGATGCCTATCACCTCGGTCAGGCCCCCGAGATGGACAATGTCTGGGTCGCCGCCGGGTTCAACTCTATCGGGATTCAGTCGGCGGGCGGCGCGGGCATGGCGCTGGCGCAATGGATGGAAGACGGGCAAAAACCCTTTGATCTGGGTGACGTGGACATCGCGCGAATGCAGCCGTTTCAGGGCAATAAGACCTATCTGGCGACGCGGTCGACCGAAACGCTGGGCCTGCTCTATGCCGACCACTTTCCCTATCGCCAAAAGGCGACCGCGCGGGGCATCCGGCGCAGCCCGGTGCACGCACATCTGCAGGAGCATGGCGCGGTCATGGGCGAATTTGCGGGCTGGGAACGGGCCAATTGGTTTGCGGATGCCGGCCAAGAGCGTGAATACCGCTACGCTTGGGGGCGGCAGAACTGGTTCGACAATCAAGCCGCCGAACACGCCGCCATCCGCACGGGCGTCGGGCTTTATGATATGTCGTCCTTCGGCAAGATCCGGGTCGAGGGGCCAGAGGCCGAGGCTTTCATGAACCATATCTGCGGTGCGCAGATGGCGGTGCCGGTGGGCAAGATTGTCTATACGCAATTCCTCAACCCTCGGGGCGGGATCGAGGCGGATGTCACCGTGACGCGGCTCAGCGAAACGGCCTATCTCGTCGTCACCCCCGCCGCGACGCGGTTGGCGGATGAAACATGGCTGCGCCGCCATGCGGGCGAGCGCCTTGTTGTGATCACGGATGTGACGGCGGGCGAAGCGGTCCTCGCCATTATGGGGCCAAAGGCGCGGGAGGTTTTACAGGCGATATCCCCCAATGACTTCTCTAACGAGACGCACCCCTTCAGCATGGCGCGGGAGATCGAGATCGGCATGGGGCTCGCCCGGGCGCACCGCGTGTCATACGTGGGCGAACTGGGTTGGGAGCTTTACGTCAGCACTGAAATGGCGGCCCATGTCTTTGAGGTGCTGATCGACGCAGGCGCGGCCTATGGGCTGAAACTCTGCGGGCTGCACGCGATGGACAGTTGTCGGATCGAAAAGGGGTTTCGCCATTTCGGCCATGACATCACCTGCGAGGACCATGTGCTGGAGGCGGGCTTGGGCTTTGCGGTGAAGACCGACAAGCCCGATTTCATTGGCCGCGACGCGGTGTTGCGCAAGAAGGAGGCGGGGCTGACCCTGCGAATGGTGCAATTGCGTCTGACGGACCCGGAGCCGCTGCTGTATCACGCCGAGCCGATCCTGCGGGACGGGCAACTCGCGGGCTATCTCAGTTCGGGCAATTACGGGCATCACTTGGGCGGCGCGGTCGGGCTGGGCTATGTGCCCTGCGAAGGGGAAAGCGTCCCCGACCTGCTGGGCTCGACCTATGAGATCGACGTCGCGGGCCGCCGGATCAAGGCCGAGGCGAGCCTGAAACCGATGTATGATCCCAGCGGGGCGCGCTCGAAAAGCTAG
- a CDS encoding GcvT family protein, with amino-acid sequence MADFPTTARVVIIGGGVVGVSTLYHLARAGWTDCVLLEKNELTAGSTWHAAGNCPNFSNSWAVMNMQRYGLEMYRGLGEAVGYPINYHVTGALRLAHSRERMQEFEHVASMARAQGLGMEMCTPAELKEHNPFIELHDLAGGLWDPLDGDIDPAQLTQALAKGAREAGGQIHRFTPATGIDRDGDEWIVHTEKGDIRCEKVVNAAGYYAQRVGEWFRPHGGRRVPAVVMSHQYFLTEEIPELAAWTAEKGHKMPMVRDVDSSYYLRQDKNGLNLGPYERNCKAHWITPDDPMPEDFSFQLYPDDLDRLEWYIEDAMARMPLLGQSGVGRVINGPIPYAPDGLPMLGPMAGVPNAFEAHSFTFGIAQGGGAGKVMAEWIMAGETEWDMWDVDPRRFTAHADHDFTLAKALETYGHEYAMHFPHHAWPAGRDKKLSPLQDRLRAAGGQMGAYNGWERANWFAKPGDDTSEEATQTWDRAGPWAVRVRAEVEAVRDHVGVLDLPGFSRFALAGPGAADWLLGRIAGALPKVGRMTLGYFPDSRGRVLTEMSILRHAEDEFTLITAAPAQWHDFELLRDALPKGGAISLTDQTGLVSTLILCGPKSRALLAPLAPDADLALPWLSHQKASVQGKPALLARVCFAGELGWEIHAAPSDMPAIYDAVIAGGAVPFGMFALNSMRLEKGYRTWKGDLSQEYTLLEAGLERFIRLEKPQAFPGKAALVAERAAGPQRRFVTLVVEGNPQDAPAMATLRLKGRVVGEVTSGGYGYRVDASIALGVVQAEAAVPGTDLTVEIFGQSYRATVQPDAPLWDSENTRIRAQEV; translated from the coding sequence GTGGCTGATTTTCCGACAACGGCACGGGTCGTGATCATCGGGGGCGGCGTGGTTGGGGTCTCGACCCTCTACCACCTTGCCCGCGCGGGTTGGACCGATTGCGTCCTGCTTGAAAAGAACGAACTCACCGCGGGCTCCACTTGGCATGCGGCGGGCAACTGCCCCAATTTCTCGAATTCATGGGCGGTGATGAACATGCAGCGCTACGGGCTAGAGATGTACCGCGGCTTGGGCGAGGCGGTGGGCTATCCGATCAACTACCACGTGACCGGGGCGCTGCGTTTGGCCCATAGCCGTGAGCGGATGCAGGAGTTTGAACATGTCGCCTCCATGGCCCGCGCGCAGGGGCTGGGGATGGAGATGTGCACCCCCGCCGAGCTGAAAGAGCATAATCCGTTCATAGAGCTACATGATCTTGCGGGCGGGTTGTGGGACCCCTTGGATGGGGACATCGACCCGGCACAACTGACCCAAGCCCTTGCCAAAGGCGCGCGGGAGGCAGGGGGGCAAATTCACCGCTTTACCCCCGCCACCGGCATAGATCGCGATGGGGACGAATGGATCGTCCATACCGAAAAGGGCGATATCCGCTGCGAGAAGGTGGTCAACGCCGCCGGCTATTACGCGCAGCGGGTCGGCGAATGGTTCCGCCCCCATGGCGGCCGCCGGGTGCCTGCCGTGGTGATGAGCCATCAGTATTTCCTGACCGAAGAAATCCCCGAGCTGGCCGCATGGACCGCCGAAAAGGGCCACAAAATGCCGATGGTCCGCGATGTGGACAGTTCCTATTACCTGCGGCAAGACAAGAACGGTCTGAACCTCGGTCCCTATGAGCGCAACTGCAAAGCCCATTGGATCACCCCCGACGATCCGATGCCCGAGGATTTCAGCTTTCAGCTCTACCCCGATGATCTGGACCGGCTGGAATGGTATATCGAAGACGCCATGGCGCGGATGCCGCTTTTGGGCCAAAGCGGTGTGGGGCGGGTGATCAACGGGCCGATCCCCTATGCGCCCGATGGCTTGCCGATGCTCGGCCCGATGGCCGGCGTGCCAAATGCCTTTGAGGCGCATAGCTTTACCTTCGGCATCGCGCAGGGCGGCGGCGCGGGCAAGGTCATGGCCGAATGGATCATGGCGGGTGAAACAGAGTGGGACATGTGGGATGTCGACCCGCGCCGCTTCACTGCCCATGCCGATCACGACTTCACCCTCGCCAAGGCTTTAGAGACCTATGGTCATGAATATGCGATGCATTTCCCGCATCACGCATGGCCTGCGGGGCGCGATAAGAAACTGTCGCCGCTGCAAGACCGCCTGCGCGCGGCGGGCGGTCAGATGGGCGCCTACAACGGATGGGAACGGGCGAATTGGTTCGCGAAACCCGGCGATGATACCTCGGAAGAGGCGACCCAGACATGGGACAGGGCTGGCCCATGGGCCGTCCGGGTCCGGGCGGAGGTCGAGGCGGTGCGCGACCATGTCGGCGTGCTGGACCTGCCCGGTTTCTCACGCTTTGCGCTGGCGGGACCGGGCGCTGCGGACTGGCTGCTGGGGCGAATTGCAGGCGCGCTGCCCAAAGTGGGGCGGATGACACTGGGCTATTTCCCCGACAGCCGGGGGCGGGTGCTGACCGAAATGTCGATCCTGCGGCATGCGGAAGATGAATTCACCCTGATCACCGCCGCCCCCGCGCAATGGCATGACTTTGAACTGCTGCGCGATGCGTTGCCCAAAGGGGGGGCGATCAGCCTGACGGATCAAACAGGTCTAGTCTCGACCCTGATCCTCTGTGGCCCGAAATCCCGTGCGCTTTTGGCACCACTGGCTCCCGATGCCGATCTGGCATTGCCGTGGCTCAGCCATCAAAAGGCATCTGTGCAGGGCAAGCCCGCGTTGCTTGCGCGGGTCTGTTTCGCAGGCGAGTTGGGCTGGGAAATCCACGCGGCGCCCTCGGATATGCCCGCGATCTATGATGCGGTCATCGCGGGTGGGGCCGTGCCTTTCGGGATGTTCGCGCTCAATTCCATGCGGCTTGAAAAAGGCTACCGCACCTGGAAAGGCGACCTGTCGCAGGAATACACCCTGTTGGAGGCCGGGTTGGAACGGTTCATCCGGTTGGAGAAACCGCAGGCGTTTCCGGGCAAAGCGGCGCTGGTTGCCGAACGGGCGGCGGGGCCGCAGCGGCGCTTCGTCACGTTGGTCGTTGAGGGCAATCCACAAGACGCGCCAGCGATGGCCACACTGCGCCTGAAGGGCCGGGTTGTGGGCGAAGTGACCAGCGGCGGCTATGGCTACCGCGTCGATGCCTCCATCGCCCTCGGGGTGGTTCAGGCCGAGGCTGCCGTGCCGGGCACGGACCTCACGGTGGAAATCTTTGGCCAGAGTTACCGCGCCACGGTGCAGCCCGACGCGCCGCTTTGGGACAGTGAAAACACCCGCATCCGCGCGCAGGAGGTCTGA
- a CDS encoding taurine ABC transporter substrate-binding protein, with the protein MKTVKLMGTAASLLVMGVTQSAAQDLTVGYFLEWPMPFQYAKAEGMYDEALGTSVNWVSFDSGTAMSAAMASGDVHMSVSQGVPPFVVATSAGQDIQILDVAVSYSENDNCVIREELEIDKSSVAELAGKKVAVPLGTAAHYGFLKQMSHFGVDVGSLDVVDMAPPDGAAAIAQGSVDMACGWGGSLRRMLEHGNILLTGAEKEELGILVFDVTSGPASWVAENSDTVSAFLKVTAEANAMWADEANQAKMLPVIAKDAGMDEDATMETIATFTFPSLEDQMGEKWLGGGAQEFMKGVADVFVEAGAIDAALDSYGDAVNTGPLQAAGEM; encoded by the coding sequence ATGAAGACCGTGAAACTGATGGGCACCGCCGCCAGCCTGCTTGTGATGGGTGTCACCCAATCTGCCGCGCAGGATTTGACCGTGGGGTATTTCCTCGAATGGCCGATGCCGTTCCAATATGCCAAGGCCGAAGGAATGTATGACGAAGCCCTTGGCACCAGTGTGAATTGGGTCAGCTTCGACTCCGGCACAGCCATGTCGGCGGCGATGGCGTCGGGCGATGTGCATATGTCGGTAAGCCAAGGCGTGCCGCCCTTCGTGGTGGCGACCTCGGCGGGGCAAGATATTCAGATTCTTGATGTCGCAGTCAGCTATTCCGAGAATGATAACTGCGTGATCCGGGAGGAGTTAGAGATCGATAAATCCTCCGTCGCGGAACTGGCAGGCAAGAAGGTCGCCGTGCCACTCGGCACTGCTGCGCACTACGGTTTTCTCAAACAAATGAGCCACTTCGGCGTCGATGTTGGGTCGCTTGATGTGGTGGACATGGCGCCGCCTGATGGCGCTGCAGCCATCGCGCAGGGTTCGGTCGATATGGCCTGCGGCTGGGGCGGCTCTCTGCGGCGGATGCTGGAGCATGGCAATATCCTTTTGACGGGCGCCGAAAAAGAAGAACTGGGCATTCTCGTTTTCGACGTGACCTCTGGTCCGGCGTCTTGGGTGGCTGAAAATTCCGATACGGTGTCTGCTTTCCTGAAAGTCACGGCAGAGGCGAATGCGATGTGGGCCGATGAGGCCAATCAAGCCAAGATGCTGCCCGTGATCGCCAAGGACGCCGGCATGGACGAAGACGCCACGATGGAAACGATCGCGACCTTCACCTTCCCCTCGCTTGAGGACCAGATGGGAGAGAAATGGCTCGGGGGTGGCGCGCAGGAGTTCATGAAAGGCGTCGCAGATGTCTTTGTCGAAGCGGGCGCGATCGACGCGGCGCTCGACAGCTACGGCGACGCGGTCAACACCGGTCCGTTGCAGGCCGCAGGCGAGATGTAA